The Mucilaginibacter yixingensis genome window below encodes:
- a CDS encoding LutB/LldF family L-lactate oxidation iron-sulfur protein: MGKTAEEFLTDAEQKVFDQRHRQIINFNIGRYDTAVERGLSRLANLENSKRKGHVIKWRSMENLDKYLIEFEANFQKRGGKVIWANDVEEAQQEILKIMQRVGAKSAIKSKSMVTEEIHLNEFLEANNIESLESDLGEYIVQLLGQKPYHIITPAMHLSKEDIAKLFHEKFNTPPDSTPEFLVAKARELLREKYLQADVGFSGGNFLLADTGSICLTENEGNARLCTTFPKTHIAIVGIEKIIPSIADLDIYWPMLATHGTGQNLTVYNSILSGPRQPGETDGPEEMYVILLDNGRTNLLAQKEQRQGLYCIRCGACLNGCPIYRNVGGYTYNTTYSGPIGSIITPHMKGMEEFKHLSNASSLCGKCTEVCPVKIEIHKMLLLNRRDSVNEGLVTGMEKFGWNWWKRAMKKRKLMDFFGGKMKNFLLKKLFKKTWGHYREMPQVAEKSFSQQWKERHKEE, from the coding sequence ATGGGAAAAACCGCTGAAGAATTTTTGACCGATGCAGAGCAGAAGGTGTTTGACCAAAGGCACCGCCAGATCATCAACTTTAATATTGGCCGTTATGATACGGCTGTTGAGCGCGGACTGAGTCGCCTGGCCAATTTGGAGAACTCCAAGCGCAAAGGTCATGTCATTAAATGGCGGTCAATGGAAAACCTGGACAAGTACCTGATTGAGTTTGAGGCCAATTTTCAAAAACGTGGCGGCAAGGTAATCTGGGCAAATGATGTGGAGGAAGCCCAGCAGGAGATTTTGAAGATTATGCAACGGGTGGGCGCTAAATCGGCCATCAAATCAAAATCAATGGTAACTGAAGAAATTCATTTGAATGAATTTCTGGAAGCCAACAACATAGAAAGCCTGGAAAGTGATCTGGGCGAATACATTGTACAATTGCTGGGGCAAAAGCCATACCATATCATCACCCCGGCCATGCACCTCAGCAAAGAGGACATTGCCAAGCTGTTTCACGAAAAGTTTAATACCCCGCCAGACTCAACCCCGGAGTTTTTGGTGGCAAAGGCCCGCGAATTATTGCGCGAAAAATATCTGCAGGCTGATGTAGGTTTCTCTGGCGGCAATTTCCTGCTGGCCGATACCGGCAGCATCTGCCTTACCGAAAACGAGGGCAACGCACGTTTGTGTACTACTTTTCCAAAAACACACATCGCTATTGTGGGTATTGAGAAGATCATCCCATCCATAGCCGATCTTGATATTTACTGGCCCATGCTGGCTACACACGGTACGGGGCAAAACCTTACCGTTTATAATTCCATCCTGAGTGGCCCGCGCCAACCTGGCGAAACCGATGGACCGGAGGAGATGTACGTCATCTTGCTGGATAACGGTCGCACCAACCTGCTGGCACAAAAAGAACAGCGACAGGGTTTGTACTGCATCCGCTGCGGAGCCTGTTTAAACGGGTGCCCTATTTATCGCAATGTGGGCGGCTATACCTATAATACTACCTACAGCGGGCCCATCGGCTCTATCATAACCCCGCACATGAAGGGCATGGAAGAGTTTAAACACCTCAGCAATGCGTCCAGTTTGTGCGGTAAATGCACCGAAGTGTGCCCGGTTAAAATAGAGATCCACAAGATGTTGCTGCTTAACCGCCGCGACTCCGTAAATGAAGGACTGGTGACCGGTATGGAAAAATTTGGCTGGAACTGGTGGAAACGCGCCATGAAGAAACGCAAACTGATGGATTTCTTCGGCGGCAAGATGAAGAACTTCCTGCTGAAAAAGCTCTTCAAGAAAACATGGGGACATTACCGCGAGATGCCACAGGTAGCCGAAAAATCATTCTCGCAACAGTGGAAAGAGCGACATAAAGAAGAATAA
- the rplS gene encoding 50S ribosomal protein L19: MDLVKFVEEQSVENKQVPSFKAGDTVSVHYKIREGNKERIQVYQGVVIQRNSVGASETFTVRKVSNGVGVERIFPINSPNIEKIDVNSYGKVRRAKLFYLRALTGKAARIKSKRV; encoded by the coding sequence ATGGATTTAGTAAAATTTGTTGAAGAGCAATCGGTAGAAAATAAGCAGGTTCCTTCATTTAAAGCTGGTGACACTGTAAGTGTACATTATAAAATTAGAGAAGGTAACAAGGAGCGTATCCAGGTTTACCAAGGTGTGGTTATACAGCGCAACAGCGTTGGTGCTAGCGAAACTTTCACAGTTCGTAAAGTATCAAACGGCGTAGGTGTTGAGCGTATTTTCCCAATCAACTCTCCAAACATCGAGAAAATTGACGTAAACAGCTATGGTAAAGTACGTAGAGCTAAATTGTTCTATCTGCGCGCTCTTACCGGTAAAGCTGCCCGTATCAAATCAAAAAGAGTTTAA
- a CDS encoding YebC/PmpR family DNA-binding transcriptional regulator: MGRAFEFRKERKFKRWAKMAVQFTRLGKEIVMAVKSGGPNPETNSALRTVVQNAKAVNMPKDRVEAAIKRASSKDSSNYEEIVYEGYAPHGVAVLVETATDNTNRTVANVRSYFTKTNGALGKTGSLDFIFTRKAVFRFDPGERDLEELELELIDGGLEDLFVEANEEGNAEAVIHTAYEDFGKMQKTLEEMGIETKSAKLERVAQSFKEVTEEQAADVMKLIDKLEEDDDVQAVYYNIAE; encoded by the coding sequence ATGGGAAGAGCATTTGAATTCCGTAAAGAAAGAAAGTTTAAACGTTGGGCCAAGATGGCCGTACAGTTTACCCGTTTAGGTAAAGAGATTGTAATGGCGGTGAAATCCGGCGGTCCGAACCCTGAGACAAACTCGGCTTTGCGTACTGTAGTCCAAAACGCCAAAGCAGTAAACATGCCGAAAGACCGTGTTGAAGCTGCTATTAAACGTGCATCGAGCAAAGACTCGAGCAACTACGAGGAGATTGTTTACGAAGGTTACGCCCCACATGGTGTAGCTGTACTTGTAGAAACCGCTACCGATAACACCAACCGTACTGTAGCCAACGTCCGCAGTTATTTCACCAAAACTAACGGTGCGTTGGGCAAAACCGGTTCGCTCGATTTTATTTTTACCCGCAAAGCTGTATTTCGCTTTGATCCGGGCGAGCGTGACCTGGAAGAGTTAGAGCTTGAACTGATTGACGGCGGTCTGGAAGACCTCTTTGTTGAAGCCAACGAAGAAGGTAATGCAGAAGCTGTGATCCACACCGCATACGAGGATTTTGGCAAAATGCAGAAAACATTGGAAGAGATGGGTATCGAAACCAAATCGGCCAAGTTAGAGCGCGTTGCCCAATCATTCAAAGAAGTAACCGAAGAGCAAGCAGCCGATGTAATGAAGCTGATTGACAAACTGGAAGAAGACGACGACGTACAGGCGGTTTATTATAATATTGCCGAGTAG
- a CDS encoding NAD-dependent epimerase/dehydratase family protein — MSETILVIGANGQIGTELVNALRGVYGTERVIASDINNPTYAIRYSGPFEFVNVLDKDNLHHIFQKYQPTQVYQLAAILSAVGEQKPRMAWDLNMTGLIHVLDFAVEFGVKKVFWPSSIAVFGPHSPQYNTPQYCVMDPNTVYGFSKLAGERWCEYYNRKHGLDVRSLRYPGLIGWRANPGGGTTDYAVHIFHEALKNGRYESFLSANTALPMMYMDDAIRATLTLMDAPAQQICIRSSYNLGGISFTPAQLADEIKKHLPDFEISYAGDDPRQAIADSWPKSIDDSQAQTDWGWQLEFDLPKMTADMLENLKTVI, encoded by the coding sequence ATGAGCGAAACGATACTGGTGATTGGAGCAAATGGCCAGATTGGGACCGAGCTGGTTAATGCTTTGCGAGGTGTCTATGGCACGGAGCGGGTTATTGCATCGGATATTAACAACCCTACGTATGCCATCCGTTACAGCGGGCCTTTTGAATTTGTGAACGTGCTTGACAAAGACAACCTGCATCACATTTTTCAAAAGTATCAGCCCACGCAGGTTTACCAGCTGGCGGCCATTTTATCGGCAGTCGGCGAGCAAAAACCACGCATGGCCTGGGATCTGAATATGACCGGCCTGATCCATGTGCTTGATTTTGCCGTAGAGTTTGGTGTAAAGAAAGTATTCTGGCCAAGCTCTATAGCGGTTTTCGGGCCACACTCACCACAGTATAATACGCCGCAATATTGCGTAATGGATCCCAACACCGTCTACGGCTTCAGCAAATTGGCCGGCGAACGCTGGTGCGAGTATTATAATCGCAAGCACGGACTGGATGTGCGCAGTCTGCGTTATCCCGGCTTGATTGGCTGGCGGGCAAACCCCGGCGGCGGCACTACCGATTATGCGGTACATATTTTTCACGAAGCGCTGAAGAACGGCAGGTACGAGAGCTTCCTCTCGGCCAATACAGCCCTGCCTATGATGTATATGGACGATGCCATCCGCGCTACGCTAACGCTGATGGATGCCCCGGCGCAGCAGATCTGCATCCGCTCCAGCTACAACCTGGGTGGCATCAGTTTTACGCCCGCGCAACTGGCCGATGAAATTAAAAAGCATCTGCCTGATTTTGAGATCAGCTATGCCGGGGATGATCCGCGGCAAGCCATTGCCGACAGTTGGCCCAAAAGTATAGACGACAGCCAGGCACAAACCGACTGGGGCTGGCAATTGGAATTTGATCTGCCTAAAATGACGGCAGACATGCTGGAGAATTTGAAAACAGTAATTTAG